Below is a genomic region from Myxococcus fulvus.
GGGTGATGGCCGCGCTGGAGGTCTCCAGGCCCTCCGGGGCCGGAGTCTCTTCCGACGCGGGCTCCGGCGCGCAGGCCGGGGCCACGAGGAACAGCGACAGCAACACCGCGAAACGACAGGACCCAGGTGTCATGGTGCACTCCTGAAGGAGGGGGATGAGGCACCTGGGTTTTGCAGCTTAATCTTGATTTTCGCGAGTCTGAACGACGCCCCTGTCGAGGGGTGAACGCTGCGGGGTGGGGCCCCCGGGAGGGCGGGCCCCGGGCCGCGGCTCTAGCGCCGGCGGTCGCCGTCTCCCCAGCCGCCGCCGCGTCCGCCGCGGTTGCGGTCGCCGCCGCGGACGGGCGTGGCCTCGTGGCCGCGGGGCGAGGAGCGGTGGCTGGGGGCGCGCCAGCGCTCGTGGCGCTCCGGCCCGCGGTTGTGGCTCTTCCAGCGGTCATCGCGGCCGCGCCACGAGTCGTCGCGGCGGTGGTAGCCGGGGCGGCCAGGGCCCGGCGAGGCGCGGTGGTAGTAGGTCGGCGAGCGCCAGACGCGGTCATGCCGGTAGTAGTGGCCGGAGGCGCGCCACGGGCGGTGGTAGTAGTAGCGGACGGCCGGCGCGCGGTACCACGTGTGCGCGAAGTAGTTGGGGTGGCCCCAGCGCACGGACACGCGGGCGTGGCGGAAGACGGGCACGGTGACGTGCAGCGAGCCGCGCGGCGCCCAGCCTCCGCTGACGAAGTGCCAGGACAGGCCGCGCTGCACCCAGCGGGGCGAGACGAAGACCAGGCCCGCGCGCGGCGGAGAGGCCCACGTGCCATCCACCCAGTCCCAGTTGTTGCCGGACCAGTACCAGTAGCCGGGCTCCCAGGTGAGGTCGGCGGAGGGCGCGGCCGGGCGGACTTCCTGGCGCGGCGCGGGAGGCGCCTGCTGCACGGTGAGGGCCTCGGAGGACACGGCGATGGGAATCTCCACCTCGGTGGTGCCCCGCCGCGCCCAGCCGCCGGAGACCCAGTACCAGGCCCCCCGGTCCTCCTCCCAGTAGCCGTTCACGAACTGGTAGCCGTCCATGGGGGCCAGCCACGTGCCCTGGTTGAAGCGCCACTCGTCGCCGTCCCAGTACCAGTGCCCGGAGGCCCACACGGCGCCGGCATAGGGCCTGCGCGAGGGCTGCTCCGTGGGCAGCGCCGGAGGAGGCTGGGGCGCCATGGGGGCAATCTCCTCCTCGGAGTCGTCGTCGAACTCGCCTTCGCCGTACTCGCGGCCGTCGTACGAGGGGTCCGCGGCGGGCACTGGCGTCGTCTGCGCCTGAACCACCGGGGCCGACAGCAGGGCCACCATCCAGAGCCAGCTTCGAGGACTCATGACGTCTTCTCCAGGTTGAGAATCCAGCGCCCCGTGGAAGGGGCACCTCACGCCCTACGGACGCGGGGAGGGGCTCCGTATTCAACCCGGGAGCCCCTCTCGGGTCGACCCGTCTCGCCCGGAGAGCGGGCGGACAGGCGGGCGGGCTACTGCTTCACCAGGAACATCTCCCGGGTCTGGATGAGGTCCACGTCCCCGGTGAAGCCGGCGAACTGCTCGTACTGGCGGGGCGCGACGCGCGCGCGGGGCAGCCGCAGCGACTCCGTGATGGTGAGCGTGGCGCCCTCCTGCTTCTCGGTGCGGGTGAAGTGGCCGAAGGGGTTCTTCACGTCGATGGGGGGCTGCGGGTCGGGCAGCCTCCAGCCCGAGGGCAAAGACAACGTCACCTGCGTGCTGCTGGCCTCGGTGTTGTCGATGTAGAGCGGCGTGCGGCGGCTGCTCAGCTGCACGTAGCGGCGGCCCAGCTGCGCGGGGAAGGTGAGGGGCCCCAGCGCCATGCGGTTGCCGCCCTCCAGCCGTCCGAAGCGCGGCACGGTGAACTCGTAGCGCAGCACGAAGGGCGCGCCCACCTGGTCCTTGTGGTCCAGCGTGACGCTGGAGAGCGCCGCGCCGCCGAAGTAGCGCGCCACCGCGCCCTGGAGCGCCTGGTTGCGGCTCTCCGCCGACAGCTGGTTGAAGGCCTCCGCCAGCTGCGCCGCCTCGAAGCCCGTGTACGTCTCCTCGCCCTTGCCGGTCATCTTCCCGTCGGCGTCGAGCGAAAGCGTCAGGCGCACCTGCTTGCCCGTGGACTGCTTCGTCGCGGGCGTCTTCACCACCTCCAGCTTCCTGCCCGGCTCCGGCAAGAGGTACGCCGGCAGCTCGCCCATGGCGAACTCCGGCAGCTCACCGAAGGGCCCGTAGCGCACCGACGTGTCCACCCACACCGGCTCGCTCCCCGGCACCTCCACGCGCAGGGCCGCGTAGGGCAGCAGGCTGTCGTTGGGGAACAGGTACTCGGCCGGGTCCACGTTGAAGGTGCGCACCGCCGCCACGCGCGAGGGGATGCCCAGCTCCTCCAGGCCCGCCTTGAGCACCGTCAGCCGGCTGCCCCGGTCCTGCGCCACCGTGGACGCCGCGGACTGGCCCAGGCCGTTGTCCCGCCCGGAGAAGCGCTGCATCACCGCCGCGTGCAGCGCCTTCACCGCCTCCAGGCCCTCCTTGCCCTGGGTGGCCTCGCGGGTGAACCGGACGACCTCCGAGGTGCGCGCCCAGCGCTCCTGGAAGGCGTCGCCGTAGACGCGCGCCAGGCTGTCGTTGCCCGTGGCGCCCGCGCCCACCATGACGAAGGGCAGGTACTCGTTGCCGGAGGGCGGCGCGTCCGGCTCGGGGATGAACGGCGGCACGCGGCGCGCCTCGTAGTGGAAGACCTCCTCGTCGCCCTTCACCGTGGGCTGGGGTGCCTTCATCGCGTGCGCGTCCACCTTCATGCCCGTGCCCTTGGGCGCGGCCACCGTGTACGTGGTCCACGCGTTGGGCTGGTTGGCGATCTGGAAGTAGAACGCGGACGCGGTGAAGCCCGGCTGCGCGGGGCCGCGCGGGCTCTCCGCCAGCAGGTACTCCACCTGCACGCTGTCACCCACCTGCACGCCGGGCAGGCTCACCGTGTCCTTGCCCTCGATGTTCTCCGGCTCGAGCACGCGCCCGTCCGCCTTGAGCGTGCGCAGCGCCAGCACCTGGGCGCCGCGGGGCACGTTGACCTCCGCGATCTCCTGCACGCCCGACTGCTCCAGCGCCTTCTGGATGGTGTGGATGCGGTTGACGATGCTGCCGTCCGGGTACACGCGCACCGCCGCGGCATCCAGGACGAACACCGCCGCGCCACCCGTCACGGGCTCCGCGTCGTAGGAGCGCAGCGCCTCCTGGCCGTCGATGGCGAACTCCTGCAGCAGCTCCTTGCCCGTCTTCGCGCGCTCCACCGCGCGGCGCAGCGACAGGTCATCGCCCTCCAGCGCCAGCGCCTTCTCGCGCAGCGCGAGCGCCTCCGCGCTCTTGCCCGAGTACTCGCGCACGTCCGCCATGCGCTTGAGCAGCTCCGTGTTGCGCGGCCACGTCACCGCCAGCTTCTCCAGCACGGCGATGGCGTCGTCGTGGCGACGCAGGCCCACGTAGAGGCTCGACAGCGACGTGCCCGCGCTCACGCTCGTCGGATCCCTGGCGAGCAGCTGCGCGTACTCGCGCGCGGCGGCCTCCAAATCCCCGCGCGTGCGCGCGTGGTCCGCCCTCCGCGCCGCGACGCCGGGGCAGTCCTTCTGCGCCTCCACCAGCGTGTTGGAGCGCTCCACCGCGTCGCGCCGCCGCGCCAGGTTGTACTGGAGCCCCAGCGCCTCACACAGCTGCGGCTGGAGCTGCAGCGCCGCGGCCAGCGACTCCTCCGCCAGCGCATCCACGTCCAGCGTGAGCGCCGCGCGCGCGCGCATCAGGAACAGCGGGAAGCCCGGGGGCTGCACCGCCTCGCTCGCCGTCTTCAAGGTCTCCAGCGCGCTCGCCGCCTGCCCGTCGTCCATGAACAGGTCCGCGCGGAGCAGCATCGCGGCCACGTTGGTCGTGTCCTTGGACAAGAGCGCTTCCAGGTCCCGCGTGGCCCGGCCGCGCGCCACCTTGGAGGGCACCGTCCGGTCCGCCGCGGCCACCTCCGCGCGCAGGGCCAGCAGCGCGGGCGTCGTCGCGTCCACGTCCGCCATCAGCCGCCGGGCGCCGTCCGCGTCGCGCGCCAGGCCGTCACGCGCCGCGAGGAACGTGGAGAGCAGCTCCCCCGCCTCGCCCGAGAGCGCGTCCTTGATGGACTTCGCGGTGGGGTACACGCCCTTGGCCTCGGCCAGCGAGGGGGCGCTGCCCCACGTCGCGGGCGCAGGTCCCGTGGCCGCCGTGAAGCGCACGTTGGCGGGCTGGCCGTCCTCGCGCAGCAGCGAGAACGACAGCACGCCGGAGGTGCCGCCCTTGAGCTGGCGGACGATGATGCGGTGCTTGCCCGCCGACAGCTTCACGGCGCGGCTGGTGACGGTGGAGGTGGCCAGCGTCCACGCGGCGCGCTCCAGCACTGGCGTGCCGTCCACCACCACCTGGTGCGAGGCGGCGCTCACCGAGCGCGCCACGTAGGTCGCCGCCTCCGGGACCTCCGCGTCGAAGGCCATGAGGTACACGTCGCCCTCGCCCGGCTCGCCGCCCAGGTCCAGCCGGCCGTCCGGCGCCAGCAGCTTGCGCGCGGGGAGCGCCCCGAAGGCGCCGGTGAAGGGGCCCGCGAGCGAGCCGCCCTGGCCGGTGGGCCACGCCTCGTCCCACGACAGGACATGGAAGGCGGAGAAGGGCCCCACGAGCGTCGCCTCGGACACGCCGCCCAGCTCCTTGAGCACCGCGTCGCGCGCCTTGAGGTCCCCGCGCGTCACCGCGACCGACAGCCGCGTGCCGCGCAGCAGGTACGCCGTCTCGCCCGACGCGCCCGACGCGAGCGCCTTCTGCGCCGCCGCGAGGATGGCCTCGTCCAGGGGCGGCGCGGTGCCCACGGTGTCCAGCGCGTAGCGCGCGCCGATGAGCGCCAGGGGGTGTGTGGGCGCGCGCGTCACCACCTCCAGCGCGGCCACGAGCGCCCGGTCCGGCCGCCCCGCGCGGCGCGCGAGCAGGTGCTGGCCGATGAGGGCGTAGGGGTCCGCCGGGTCCTTCGCCACGGCGGCGTCGAAGCGCTGCTGCGCCGCCGCCGCGTCGCCTTCCATCAGGTACGCGTGGAAGCCGGCGAAGGCGAGCGTGCGCGCCTCGTCCGTGCCGGAGCGCGCCTTCTCCGCGGCGCTCTCCAGCACGCGCGGCGCGACGCTGGTGGTGGGGGAGTGGGAGCAGCCCGTGAGGCCGGCGACGAGTGCGAACGCGGTCAGGCCGCGGCGGAAGGTGCGCATAGGAGTGCCGAGGGATAATGCAATCCCCCGTCACTGGCCATATTCCCCTGCGGAACTCTGTCGCCTTCGTGCCCGTCTAGCGGCGCTTGCCGTTCTTGGGCGCGGGCTTGACGGGCTGCTTCTTGGGGGGCGGGGGAGGCGCCTTCTTCGGCACCACGGCCTTGGCGGGCACCGCCGCGGCCACCTTCGGCGGGGACGGGGTGGGGGTCGGCGGCACCGGCGCCGTCGTCCCTCCGGGCGGTGACTGCTTGAGCACGTAGGTGATGCCGGACACGCGGCAGGCGCCCTCGATGCAGCCGAAGCCGGGGAAGGGCGCGTCGCCGAACTGCTCCACCCAGCCCGCTCCCAGCACCAGCGGCTCGAAGAGCGCCCGGCGGTCCTTGCCCGTGCCCAGGAACGCCTCCAGCCGCCCCTCCGCGTCCACCGCGAGCTCCACATTCACCGGGCCCGCCTTGGGCGACTCGATGCCGAGCATGGCGCCCCGGCGCTCGCCGAGCGCCCACTCCAGCCGCAAGGGCTCGCCCACGCCGTTGTGCACCAGTGCCACGTAGCGGCCCGTGCTGCCGAGCAGCAGCATGGACGCGGTGGGCGGCGGGGACGGCTGGTAGAGGCTGAACATGTCGCGCAGGCGGCGCTCGAAGGTGAGCGGCGGCGCCTCCGTGAGCAGCTGGGCGGTGAGGCTGAGGCTGTCGCCGTCCCGGCGCGTGACGTCCACGCGCACCCGGCCCACGCTCTGCTCGTCGTCCTGCCAGGGGAAGACGAGCGTCTTGTCCTCGAGCGTGACGGGGCGGCCGGCCACCACCAGGCTCTGTTCGGCCAGGCCCTCG
It encodes:
- a CDS encoding YXWGXW repeat-containing protein, encoding MSPRSWLWMVALLSAPVVQAQTTPVPAADPSYDGREYGEGEFDDDSEEEIAPMAPQPPPALPTEQPSRRPYAGAVWASGHWYWDGDEWRFNQGTWLAPMDGYQFVNGYWEEDRGAWYWVSGGWARRGTTEVEIPIAVSSEALTVQQAPPAPRQEVRPAAPSADLTWEPGYWYWSGNNWDWVDGTWASPPRAGLVFVSPRWVQRGLSWHFVSGGWAPRGSLHVTVPVFRHARVSVRWGHPNYFAHTWYRAPAVRYYYHRPWRASGHYYRHDRVWRSPTYYHRASPGPGRPGYHRRDDSWRGRDDRWKSHNRGPERHERWRAPSHRSSPRGHEATPVRGGDRNRGGRGGGWGDGDRRR
- a CDS encoding DUF3858 domain-containing protein, giving the protein MRTFRRGLTAFALVAGLTGCSHSPTTSVAPRVLESAAEKARSGTDEARTLAFAGFHAYLMEGDAAAAQQRFDAAVAKDPADPYALIGQHLLARRAGRPDRALVAALEVVTRAPTHPLALIGARYALDTVGTAPPLDEAILAAAQKALASGASGETAYLLRGTRLSVAVTRGDLKARDAVLKELGGVSEATLVGPFSAFHVLSWDEAWPTGQGGSLAGPFTGAFGALPARKLLAPDGRLDLGGEPGEGDVYLMAFDAEVPEAATYVARSVSAASHQVVVDGTPVLERAAWTLATSTVTSRAVKLSAGKHRIIVRQLKGGTSGVLSFSLLREDGQPANVRFTAATGPAPATWGSAPSLAEAKGVYPTAKSIKDALSGEAGELLSTFLAARDGLARDADGARRLMADVDATTPALLALRAEVAAADRTVPSKVARGRATRDLEALLSKDTTNVAAMLLRADLFMDDGQAASALETLKTASEAVQPPGFPLFLMRARAALTLDVDALAEESLAAALQLQPQLCEALGLQYNLARRRDAVERSNTLVEAQKDCPGVAARRADHARTRGDLEAAAREYAQLLARDPTSVSAGTSLSSLYVGLRRHDDAIAVLEKLAVTWPRNTELLKRMADVREYSGKSAEALALREKALALEGDDLSLRRAVERAKTGKELLQEFAIDGQEALRSYDAEPVTGGAAVFVLDAAAVRVYPDGSIVNRIHTIQKALEQSGVQEIAEVNVPRGAQVLALRTLKADGRVLEPENIEGKDTVSLPGVQVGDSVQVEYLLAESPRGPAQPGFTASAFYFQIANQPNAWTTYTVAAPKGTGMKVDAHAMKAPQPTVKGDEEVFHYEARRVPPFIPEPDAPPSGNEYLPFVMVGAGATGNDSLARVYGDAFQERWARTSEVVRFTREATQGKEGLEAVKALHAAVMQRFSGRDNGLGQSAASTVAQDRGSRLTVLKAGLEELGIPSRVAAVRTFNVDPAEYLFPNDSLLPYAALRVEVPGSEPVWVDTSVRYGPFGELPEFAMGELPAYLLPEPGRKLEVVKTPATKQSTGKQVRLTLSLDADGKMTGKGEETYTGFEAAQLAEAFNQLSAESRNQALQGAVARYFGGAALSSVTLDHKDQVGAPFVLRYEFTVPRFGRLEGGNRMALGPLTFPAQLGRRYVQLSSRRTPLYIDNTEASSTQVTLSLPSGWRLPDPQPPIDVKNPFGHFTRTEKQEGATLTITESLRLPRARVAPRQYEQFAGFTGDVDLIQTREMFLVKQ